The Salinibaculum sp. SYNS191 genome has a window encoding:
- the kdgK1 gene encoding bifunctional 2-dehydro-3-deoxygluconokinase/2-dehydro-3-deoxygalactonokinase has product MTGLVTFGETMLRLSPPRGQRLSRVDGFDVHVGGAESNVAVAAANLGVDSAWCSALPDTALGERVVHALRGEGVEPLVTWTDTGRVGTYYLERGGRPRGQTVVYDRGETPVRELAPDDLPLARVRDADRCFVSGITPALSDQLAETTARLLETAADAGVATALDVNYRSKLWTTDAARETLTGLFPHVDALFVAERDARSVLDCEGDAEAVAAGLADDYGFETVVVTRGEAGALAVHDAVHEQAAFETDTVDPVGSGDAFVGGYLAHRLDGGTVPDALAYGAATAALKRTMEGDMARVIPDEVAALVADGEDGGIDR; this is encoded by the coding sequence ATGACCGGGCTGGTCACCTTCGGGGAGACGATGCTGCGCCTGTCGCCGCCGCGGGGCCAGCGCCTCTCCCGTGTCGACGGGTTCGACGTCCACGTCGGGGGCGCGGAGAGCAACGTCGCCGTGGCGGCGGCGAACCTCGGCGTCGACAGCGCGTGGTGCTCTGCGCTGCCCGACACCGCCCTCGGCGAGCGCGTCGTCCACGCCCTCCGCGGGGAGGGCGTCGAACCGCTCGTGACCTGGACCGACACCGGCCGCGTCGGGACCTACTACCTCGAACGCGGCGGTCGCCCCCGCGGGCAGACCGTCGTCTACGACCGGGGAGAGACGCCAGTCAGAGAACTCGCGCCCGACGACCTCCCGCTGGCGCGGGTCCGCGACGCCGACCGGTGTTTCGTCTCCGGCATCACCCCCGCGCTGTCCGACCAGCTCGCCGAGACGACGGCCCGACTGCTCGAAACCGCCGCCGATGCGGGCGTCGCGACCGCCCTCGACGTCAACTACCGGTCGAAGCTCTGGACGACCGACGCGGCCAGGGAGACGCTGACGGGGCTGTTCCCGCACGTCGACGCGCTCTTTGTCGCCGAGCGGGACGCCCGGAGCGTGCTCGACTGCGAGGGGGACGCCGAGGCGGTCGCAGCGGGCCTCGCGGACGACTACGGCTTCGAGACGGTCGTCGTGACCCGCGGCGAGGCCGGCGCGCTCGCGGTCCACGACGCTGTCCACGAGCAGGCGGCGTTCGAGACCGACACCGTGGACCCGGTCGGCTCCGGCGACGCCTTCGTCGGCGGCTACCTCGCGCACCGCCTGGACGGCGGGACCGTCCCCGACGCGCTCGCGTACGGAGCCGCCACCGCGGCGCTCAAGCGGACGATGGAGGGCGATATGGCCCGGGTCATCCCCGACGAAGTGGCCGCGCTCGTCGCGGACGGCGAGGACGGCGGCATCGACCGATAG
- a CDS encoding ABC transporter ATP-binding protein — MSEQIPDQHAAPDTSGDEPLAIETDGLTKRYGDVLAVDTLHLAIPDGTVYGFLGPNGSGKTTTMRMLTTLTRPTAGSARIVGVDIGDRDALIDHVGYLPEEPPLFDELTGREQLRHVAALHDVPGEVADERIADYLERFDLEDAADRRQKGYSTGMRKKIGLIQTVVHEPTVLFLDEPTSGLDPRAARTVKDLIADLSADETTVFLSTHILSVVDELADTVGVLNDGRLVAEGSPTELKRRAERGESSSLEDVFLSVTADHAEEEVGGESR, encoded by the coding sequence ATGAGCGAACAGATACCCGACCAGCACGCCGCACCCGACACGTCGGGCGACGAGCCCCTCGCAATCGAGACCGACGGGTTGACCAAACGGTACGGGGACGTGCTGGCGGTCGACACCCTCCACCTCGCCATCCCGGACGGCACCGTCTACGGCTTCCTCGGGCCGAACGGGTCGGGCAAGACGACGACGATGCGGATGCTGACGACGCTGACGCGGCCCACGGCGGGGTCGGCCCGCATCGTCGGCGTCGACATCGGCGACCGGGACGCGCTCATCGACCACGTCGGCTACCTGCCGGAGGAGCCGCCGCTGTTCGACGAACTGACCGGCCGCGAGCAGTTGCGCCACGTCGCCGCCCTCCACGACGTGCCCGGCGAGGTGGCCGACGAGCGCATCGCCGACTACCTGGAGCGGTTCGACCTCGAAGACGCCGCCGACCGGCGACAGAAGGGCTACTCGACAGGGATGCGCAAGAAAATCGGGCTCATCCAGACGGTCGTCCACGAGCCGACGGTGCTCTTTCTCGACGAGCCCACGTCGGGGCTGGACCCGCGGGCCGCCCGGACGGTCAAGGACCTCATCGCCGACCTCTCCGCCGACGAGACGACCGTCTTCCTCTCGACGCACATCCTCTCGGTCGTGGACGAACTCGCCGACACCGTCGGCGTGCTCAACGACGGTCGCCTGGTCGCGGAGGGGTCGCCGACGGAACTCAAGCGGCGGGCCGAGCGCGGCGAGAGCAGCAGCCTGGAAGACGTGTTCCTCTCCGTGACGGCCGACCACGCCGAGGAGGAGGTCGGCGGAGAGTCGCGATGA